From the genome of Gracilibacillus salitolerans, one region includes:
- the safA gene encoding SafA/ExsA family spore coat assembly protein, which produces MKIHIVQKDETLWKIAQKYGVNLDDVIAANPQISNPEMIMPGMKIKIPTTADSKQQPAPSNKKQQVQPGTADKKDKQEVKPQAPNQILPAIEEDEDKKWGPLKKEMPSLPIHFNKQPPQPVQPAPSQTSQDLKWTQLTNNFETHIHPTQMPEDEDHIAGVEDHMKPEHKPMAPHHHHPQPMPMQAPCYSKDGIPYGYGQMGHPGHPGHPGHPGHPGHMPQYPFPEGFQPQVMGEQSQPQQTGPSSQPQQGWYQAQMPPANEQQGQQMPWGPPQMPQNQMMPSQQQPMQQMPMQQQPNMPVPMPGEPMIPQPGAPNYPLMPMPYGAQGPQQMPYQPYGQQGVPYGQPKKNDCGCGGNRE; this is translated from the coding sequence TTGAAAATTCATATTGTGCAAAAAGATGAAACACTTTGGAAAATTGCGCAAAAATATGGTGTTAACTTAGATGATGTAATTGCAGCGAACCCACAGATTTCAAATCCTGAAATGATTATGCCAGGAATGAAGATAAAGATTCCAACTACTGCTGATAGTAAACAACAACCAGCGCCATCTAACAAAAAACAACAAGTTCAACCTGGTACAGCGGATAAAAAAGACAAACAGGAGGTAAAACCACAAGCACCCAATCAAATCTTACCTGCCATTGAAGAGGATGAAGACAAAAAATGGGGACCATTAAAAAAAGAAATGCCATCATTACCAATTCATTTTAATAAACAACCACCACAACCTGTACAACCTGCACCATCTCAAACATCACAAGACTTAAAATGGACACAGCTAACTAATAATTTTGAAACACATATCCACCCAACACAAATGCCAGAGGATGAAGACCATATAGCTGGAGTGGAGGATCACATGAAGCCAGAACACAAACCGATGGCGCCACATCACCATCATCCACAACCAATGCCAATGCAAGCACCATGTTATTCAAAGGATGGTATACCTTATGGATATGGACAAATGGGACACCCAGGGCATCCAGGGCATCCAGGGCATCCGGGACACCCGGGACACATGCCTCAATATCCGTTTCCAGAAGGTTTTCAACCACAGGTTATGGGTGAACAATCACAGCCGCAACAAACAGGTCCATCTAGCCAACCACAACAAGGTTGGTATCAAGCACAAATGCCACCTGCTAATGAACAGCAAGGACAACAAATGCCATGGGGTCCGCCACAAATGCCGCAAAATCAGATGATGCCAAGTCAACAGCAACCGATGCAACAAATGCCGATGCAGCAACAACCAAATATGCCAGTACCGATGCCAGGGGAACCGATGATCCCACAACCTGGCGCACCAAATTATCCATTAATGCCAATGCCATATGGAGCGCAAGGACCGCAACAAATGCCATATCAGCCATATGGTCAACAAGGAGTGCCTTACGGTCAACCGAAAAAAAATGACTGCGGTTGCGGCGGAAACCGAGAATAA
- the nadA gene encoding quinolinate synthase NadA — protein MSLATLFTTHQQLPEQYQQMSNEEMLERIRSIKEQMGDDLFIPGHHYQKDEVIQFADSSGDSLQLAQVSAKQQAKYIVFCGVHFMAETADILTNDDQKVILPDMRAGCSMADMADDKQTEEAWQELTALFGDTILPLTYVNSTAAIKAFVGQHGGATVTSSNAKQMVQWAFKQKKRLLFLPDQHLGRNTAVDLGVPLEHMAVWDPIARKLEFEGDSEEQIRVILWKGHCSVHENFTTKNIEQVRKNHPDMHIIVHPECKYEVVQQADLAGSTKYIIETIEQAPAGSKWAIGTEMNLVNRLINNHQDKKIISLNPFMCPCLTMNRIDLPHLTWALEEASKGKNTNQITVPNEIAKNAKQALKRMLQGTR, from the coding sequence ATGAGTCTAGCAACACTATTTACCACGCATCAGCAGTTACCTGAACAATATCAACAAATGAGTAATGAGGAGATGTTAGAGCGAATAAGATCGATTAAAGAACAGATGGGGGATGACTTATTTATACCTGGACATCATTATCAAAAGGATGAAGTGATCCAATTTGCCGATTCTAGTGGAGATTCCTTACAACTAGCGCAAGTTTCTGCAAAGCAACAAGCGAAATATATTGTGTTTTGTGGTGTCCATTTTATGGCGGAAACAGCTGATATTTTAACGAACGATGATCAAAAGGTGATCTTGCCGGATATGCGTGCAGGCTGTTCAATGGCAGATATGGCAGATGATAAGCAAACGGAAGAAGCATGGCAGGAACTAACCGCCTTGTTCGGGGATACTATTCTGCCTTTAACATACGTCAATTCGACCGCTGCAATCAAAGCATTCGTAGGACAGCATGGTGGTGCCACGGTTACCTCATCTAATGCTAAACAAATGGTGCAATGGGCATTCAAGCAAAAAAAGCGCCTGTTATTTTTACCTGATCAGCATTTAGGTAGAAATACCGCAGTAGATTTAGGAGTCCCGTTGGAGCATATGGCAGTTTGGGACCCGATTGCAAGAAAACTAGAATTTGAAGGTGACTCAGAAGAACAAATACGTGTTATTTTATGGAAAGGACATTGCTCAGTACATGAGAATTTTACGACTAAGAATATTGAGCAAGTCCGTAAAAATCATCCTGATATGCATATTATTGTTCATCCGGAATGTAAGTATGAAGTCGTTCAACAAGCGGATCTTGCAGGTTCCACAAAATATATTATCGAAACTATTGAGCAAGCACCGGCCGGAAGTAAGTGGGCAATTGGTACGGAAATGAATTTAGTCAATCGCTTAATTAACAATCATCAAGATAAAAAAATTATTTCACTAAATCCATTTATGTGTCCGTGCTTAACCATGAATCGTATCGATTTACCACATTTAACTTGGGCGTTAGAAGAAGCAAGCAAAGGAAAAAACACTAACCAGATAACTGTTCCAAACGAAATAGCCAAAAATGCTAAACAAGCCCTTAAACGCATGCTTCAAGGAACAAGATAA
- the nadC gene encoding carboxylating nicotinate-nucleotide diphosphorylase: MNRLQLKQQLSDFFQEDIGSGDITSDRIFEQPFPKGTGEFIAKQDGVFAGEVILQEAYQLFDESIHLELFKQDGQQVKTGDVIAQVNGPHPLLLTSERVILNILQRLSGIATVTSKVVRNLADDQIKITDTRKTTPGLRMLEKYAVRCGGGVNHRFGLDDAVMLKDNHIAAVGSIKEAVNKVRGSIGHMTKVEVEIENKQQLQEAIAARADVIMFDNMSPKEIKELIDLVPNHIITEASGNITVDNIHSFRGSKVDMISLGFITHSAQALDISFNIMGGTK; the protein is encoded by the coding sequence ATGAATCGATTACAATTAAAGCAACAATTAAGCGATTTTTTTCAGGAAGATATCGGAAGTGGAGATATTACAAGTGATCGTATTTTTGAACAACCATTTCCAAAAGGAACAGGTGAATTCATTGCAAAACAGGATGGTGTTTTTGCGGGTGAAGTTATATTACAAGAAGCATATCAGCTTTTTGATGAATCGATCCATCTGGAACTGTTCAAACAAGATGGCCAGCAAGTAAAGACAGGGGACGTTATTGCGCAGGTAAATGGTCCACATCCATTATTGTTGACGTCAGAGCGGGTTATTTTAAACATTCTGCAACGGCTTAGCGGCATTGCAACTGTTACATCCAAAGTAGTTAGAAATCTAGCCGATGATCAAATAAAAATAACCGATACTCGTAAAACGACACCAGGATTGCGTATGCTAGAAAAATATGCAGTTCGTTGTGGAGGGGGAGTGAATCACCGTTTCGGACTCGATGATGCGGTGATGTTAAAGGACAACCACATTGCAGCGGTTGGCTCGATAAAAGAAGCCGTAAACAAAGTGCGAGGTTCGATAGGGCATATGACCAAAGTTGAAGTAGAAATCGAAAACAAACAGCAGTTACAAGAAGCGATTGCAGCACGCGCGGATGTCATTATGTTCGATAATATGTCTCCGAAAGAAATAAAAGAGCTAATTGATCTGGTACCGAATCATATTATAACGGAAGCATCTGGTAATATTACAGTAGATAATATTCATAGTTTCCGTGGAAGCAAAGTAGACATGATTTCACTTGGGTTTATTACCCACTCAGCACAAGCATTAGATATCAGTTTTAACATTATGGGGGGAACAAAATGA
- the nadB gene encoding L-aspartate oxidase: MRRQQIVIVGSGLSAYVLASKLWQSADIIIITKYSTEHSNSIRAQGGIAAAISAKDQWQLHGEDTLKAGVFHNHQVAVETLVKEGQQVVKSLLQQGFQADRNQQGELELGREGAHSQRRIIHAGGDQTGKYLINFYQELLQGKITIIEGQLAVDCVVDDGECKGIITIDQQNQIHTYTADHTVLATGGFGALYDTTSNDLSTTGDGIAIAYRAGAIVSDMEFVQFHPTMLATQAQHNDLISEAVRGEGAILVDQDKREIMKGIHPLENLAPRDIVSRVIMTEITKGNKVFLDINNVKKFPIKFPFINSVCEKNNIDWQQGVIPVKPGAHFTMGGVETDLLGRTNIPRLYAIGETACTHVHGANRLASNSLLEGMVFATRLADYLQTQSGLFFNKISDSQSVQITSQHPDINQLRKRMTNHAGINRNETGLKKMLEWLDKFTIIQENNLSSYTLSREQVQIQHHLLIAQLVTEAARKRTESRGAHYRVDFPYEREQWKNKNITFQLTKQGVSV; the protein is encoded by the coding sequence TTGCGACGACAACAAATTGTCATTGTCGGTTCCGGTCTTTCTGCTTATGTACTGGCAAGTAAATTATGGCAGTCTGCAGATATTATAATTATTACTAAATATTCAACAGAGCATAGTAACTCTATCCGTGCTCAAGGAGGAATAGCTGCTGCCATTTCTGCAAAGGATCAATGGCAATTACATGGAGAAGATACATTAAAAGCTGGTGTATTTCATAATCATCAAGTTGCTGTCGAGACATTGGTGAAAGAAGGTCAACAAGTGGTAAAAAGTCTTCTTCAACAAGGATTTCAAGCTGACCGTAATCAACAAGGTGAACTTGAATTAGGTCGTGAAGGGGCACATAGTCAGCGAAGAATTATCCATGCAGGTGGGGATCAAACCGGAAAATATCTTATTAACTTTTATCAGGAATTATTACAAGGAAAAATAACAATTATCGAAGGGCAACTTGCTGTGGATTGTGTCGTCGATGACGGAGAGTGTAAAGGAATCATTACGATTGATCAACAGAATCAAATTCATACGTATACTGCGGACCATACTGTATTGGCAACAGGAGGTTTCGGTGCACTTTATGATACAACATCGAATGACCTCAGTACTACCGGTGATGGGATAGCGATAGCGTATCGTGCTGGCGCCATTGTATCCGACATGGAATTTGTACAATTTCACCCGACAATGTTGGCAACACAAGCCCAACACAATGACTTAATTTCAGAAGCGGTTCGAGGAGAAGGAGCTATTCTGGTGGACCAGGACAAGAGAGAGATTATGAAAGGAATACATCCACTCGAAAATTTAGCCCCCCGAGACATTGTCTCCCGTGTAATTATGACGGAGATAACAAAAGGAAATAAAGTATTTTTAGATATTAATAATGTAAAAAAATTTCCAATTAAATTTCCTTTTATTAATTCAGTATGTGAAAAGAATAACATAGACTGGCAACAAGGAGTAATTCCGGTAAAACCCGGTGCTCATTTTACAATGGGTGGGGTTGAAACCGATTTGCTTGGAAGAACGAATATCCCCAGATTATATGCGATTGGAGAAACGGCTTGTACACATGTACACGGTGCAAATCGATTGGCAAGTAATTCGTTGTTAGAGGGAATGGTATTTGCAACAAGATTAGCAGACTATTTACAGACGCAATCAGGCTTGTTTTTTAACAAAATATCAGATAGTCAATCAGTCCAAATAACAAGCCAACATCCTGATATAAATCAATTACGAAAACGCATGACAAATCATGCGGGCATCAATCGCAATGAAACTGGATTAAAAAAAATGCTGGAATGGTTAGATAAATTTACAATTATCCAAGAAAATAATTTAAGCTCCTATACTTTATCACGAGAGCAAGTCCAAATACAGCATCATTTACTGATTGCACAGCTCGTTACCGAAGCAGCAAGGAAACGAACAGAGAGTAGAGGTGCCCATTACCGAGTTGATTTTCCGTATGAAAGGGAACAATGGAAAAATAAAAACATAACTTTTCAATTAACCAAACAAGGAGTAAGTGTATGA
- a CDS encoding IscS subfamily cysteine desulfurase: MIYCDYAATSPMSEMALNVYQEVAREYFGNASSLHDVGGKAKDILESSRSMIAELLDTEARQIVFTSGGTESNLLAVDTLIRASRLHGKKHVITSEVEHSSLYYFMKELARQSDIEVTFLSVDQNGQIRLSDLEKSIQHNTCLVSVQHVNGETGVIQPIKEMGELLQERDIPFHSDIVQSFGKIDVKYLIPFVDCMTISSHKVFGPKGVGAIYFSKKLSLTSHPVSTNHEHSLRPGTVNVPGIAAFAAAASETITDLNTNQQHLQSIQDLFIHKLKADEVPLRPIVTANQCPSIVGCVSDFVQGDYVMLEYNRHGIAISPGSACSIGTTEVPKSILPFITNLEEGKRFIRFSFSHHTTERDIYQIVEASGVIYNRIKEERQGYDEKVNG, translated from the coding sequence ATGATTTATTGCGATTATGCGGCTACATCTCCCATGTCAGAAATGGCATTGAATGTTTATCAGGAAGTGGCTCGGGAATATTTCGGAAACGCAAGTAGCTTGCATGATGTTGGCGGGAAAGCAAAAGATATATTAGAGAGTTCAAGAAGTATGATTGCAGAACTTTTAGATACAGAAGCGAGACAAATAGTATTTACGAGCGGGGGAACGGAAAGTAATCTACTAGCTGTCGATACATTAATAAGAGCTAGCAGGTTACATGGGAAAAAGCATGTTATTACATCAGAAGTAGAACATAGCTCACTATATTACTTCATGAAAGAGTTAGCACGTCAATCTGACATCGAGGTTACTTTTTTATCAGTAGATCAAAATGGCCAAATTCGATTGTCCGATCTGGAAAAATCCATCCAGCACAACACATGTCTAGTTTCTGTTCAACATGTCAATGGAGAAACGGGTGTAATTCAGCCGATAAAGGAAATGGGGGAATTGTTACAAGAGCGCGATATCCCTTTTCATAGTGATATAGTTCAATCATTTGGTAAAATAGATGTAAAGTACTTGATACCTTTCGTTGATTGTATGACGATTTCAAGTCATAAAGTTTTCGGACCTAAAGGGGTCGGTGCGATATATTTTTCTAAGAAACTATCATTAACATCCCACCCTGTTTCAACTAATCATGAGCATAGCTTAAGACCAGGAACAGTTAATGTACCTGGAATAGCTGCATTTGCTGCAGCAGCTTCGGAGACAATAACTGATCTTAATACGAATCAACAGCATTTACAATCCATACAAGATCTTTTTATTCATAAATTGAAAGCTGACGAAGTTCCGTTACGGCCAATCGTAACCGCAAATCAATGTCCGAGTATTGTTGGTTGCGTTAGTGATTTTGTACAAGGTGATTATGTCATGCTAGAATATAATCGGCATGGTATTGCTATTTCGCCAGGTAGTGCATGTAGTATTGGCACAACAGAAGTTCCAAAATCGATTCTACCTTTTATTACTAATCTCGAAGAAGGTAAGCGATTTATACGTTTTTCATTTAGCCACCATACGACGGAAAGAGACATATATCAAATCGTTGAAGCATCAGGTGTAATATATAATCGAATTAAGGAGGAGAGACAAGGCTATGACGAAAAAGTTAACGGGTAA
- a CDS encoding transcription repressor NadR: MTKKLTGKARRDSLLTWLQESKTPLTGTELADKANVSRQAIVQDISLLKAHNHPIIATSNGYLYMKTENEKADFRRVIACKHEGKDTKEELYTIVDYGATVENVIIEHPIYGDLKASLMISSRADVDQFVHKIEEKNAPYLLELTDGIHNHTIVANDERKLDQTYEALKEKGFIIE, encoded by the coding sequence ATGACGAAAAAGTTAACGGGTAAAGCTAGACGCGATAGTCTTCTTACCTGGTTACAAGAAAGCAAAACACCGCTCACAGGGACAGAACTCGCTGACAAAGCAAATGTGAGTAGACAAGCAATCGTGCAGGATATTTCCTTACTAAAGGCTCACAATCACCCTATTATCGCTACAAGTAATGGCTATTTATATATGAAAACAGAGAATGAAAAGGCAGATTTCCGGCGTGTCATCGCTTGTAAACATGAGGGTAAGGATACCAAGGAAGAGTTATATACGATAGTAGACTATGGTGCGACCGTAGAAAATGTCATTATCGAACACCCTATTTATGGTGATTTAAAAGCCTCTTTGATGATAAGTAGTCGTGCTGATGTTGATCAGTTTGTTCATAAAATTGAAGAAAAAAATGCTCCCTATTTACTGGAGTTGACGGATGGTATTCACAATCATACAATTGTTGCCAATGATGAGCGGAAATTGGATCAAACATATGAAGCGTTAAAGGAAAAAGGATTTATTATTGAATAA
- a CDS encoding CBO0543 family protein: MYIFINSLYIIAGFKWGDWRNWKKYYPTILFFIIGDLLYNFILYNKTMWHFHDLILPNHTAITVMAMFVSYTATVLIYLGRFPTGWIKCSLWFMLWCGIYLGIEYINNKLGFITYHNGWNIWWSVLFTCTIFIILPIHHKRPLFAWLLSFIIIISLLNIFDVRISELK, encoded by the coding sequence ATGTACATTTTTATAAATTCGTTATATATAATTGCAGGATTTAAATGGGGGGACTGGCGGAATTGGAAAAAGTATTATCCGACCATTCTTTTTTTCATTATTGGAGATTTATTATATAATTTTATCCTATATAATAAAACAATGTGGCATTTCCATGACCTAATCTTGCCTAACCATACCGCGATTACAGTTATGGCTATGTTTGTATCTTATACTGCAACGGTGTTAATTTACTTAGGTAGGTTTCCAACAGGATGGATAAAGTGCTCTTTATGGTTTATGTTATGGTGTGGAATATATTTAGGTATTGAATATATAAACAACAAGTTAGGATTTATTACATACCATAATGGATGGAATATATGGTGGTCTGTTTTATTTACATGTACTATTTTCATTATACTACCTATTCATCACAAAAGACCTCTGTTTGCATGGCTGCTGTCATTTATAATTATAATATCGTTATTAAATATTTTTGATGTGAGAATAAGTGAATTGAAATAG
- a CDS encoding CBO0543 family protein: MMEKYPTYKEIRDVHQQLYDMRLEYWISHDLFSFQWWLLLLVLFIPWIIWWRFVDKKRIEQILLFGTLLTILVMTLDDFGVEKHLWSYPVQLLHVIPRLIPIDQGIIIVVHMFLYQYFPNWQKFIISNIVIAIIFTFVFEPLTVWLGIYKLESWRYIYSLPIYIVKAVLIKWLVDEIILKRKGFRIK, translated from the coding sequence ATGATGGAAAAATACCCTACCTACAAAGAAATACGCGATGTCCACCAGCAACTTTATGATATGCGGTTAGAATATTGGATTTCTCACGATTTGTTTTCTTTCCAATGGTGGTTACTTTTACTTGTGCTTTTTATACCTTGGATTATTTGGTGGAGATTTGTTGATAAAAAAAGAATCGAACAAATTCTATTGTTTGGAACATTATTAACGATCCTTGTTATGACTTTAGATGATTTTGGCGTAGAAAAACATCTTTGGTCATATCCCGTTCAATTGCTACATGTCATACCTAGATTAATTCCAATTGACCAAGGCATTATAATTGTTGTCCATATGTTCTTATATCAGTATTTTCCTAATTGGCAAAAGTTTATTATTTCAAATATAGTAATTGCTATAATTTTTACTTTTGTTTTTGAACCTTTAACTGTGTGGTTAGGTATTTATAAATTAGAAAGTTGGCGGTATATTTATTCTTTGCCAATTTACATTGTAAAAGCAGTTTTGATAAAATGGTTAGTCGACGAAATAATCTTAAAAAGAAAAGGCTTTAGAATAAAGTGA
- the pheA gene encoding prephenate dehydratase — protein sequence MKETIGYLGPKGTFTKIAVDSMFNGEVKNGYSTIPECIDAVVNNEVTYAVLPLENAIEGTVNITLDYLIQAQDVKIVSEVIVPIRQHLMVHPDNVDKWSKIDAVYSHSHAIAQCHSFLRKELVKVPTHSMTSTGAAAEFISQHPNQNIAAIANHLAAKEYGLSIVKKDIHDFNNNHTRFVVLHKKQTELTSNKLEEKGFKTTVTVTLPSDQPGALHQVLSAFAWRNLNLSKIESRPMKTGLGNYYFLIDIEQKMDDVLIPNAITEMESLGCKVSILGSYPYYLHSGNGVTLAV from the coding sequence ATGAAGGAAACTATAGGCTATCTAGGTCCAAAAGGAACTTTTACTAAAATCGCAGTAGATTCAATGTTTAATGGAGAAGTAAAAAATGGATATAGTACAATTCCGGAATGTATCGATGCAGTTGTTAACAATGAAGTAACCTATGCTGTCCTACCATTGGAAAATGCGATTGAAGGTACTGTTAATATAACATTGGACTATTTAATACAAGCGCAAGATGTGAAAATTGTAAGCGAAGTAATTGTACCGATTCGTCAGCACTTAATGGTTCACCCGGATAATGTTGATAAGTGGTCAAAAATCGATGCCGTTTATTCTCATTCTCATGCGATTGCACAATGTCACAGCTTTTTACGTAAGGAATTAGTAAAGGTACCGACACATTCGATGACTTCAACAGGTGCAGCAGCAGAATTCATCAGTCAACATCCTAACCAAAATATTGCTGCAATTGCCAATCATCTAGCAGCAAAAGAATATGGCTTATCGATTGTAAAAAAAGACATCCATGATTTTAATAACAATCATACGAGATTCGTTGTTTTGCATAAAAAACAGACTGAATTAACATCCAATAAATTGGAAGAAAAAGGGTTTAAAACCACCGTAACGGTCACTTTACCATCCGATCAGCCTGGTGCGCTACATCAAGTATTATCTGCATTTGCATGGCGCAACTTGAATTTATCGAAAATTGAATCACGTCCAATGAAAACAGGCCTCGGAAATTATTATTTTTTAATTGACATTGAACAAAAAATGGACGACGTTCTTATTCCCAATGCCATTACAGAAATGGAATCGTTGGGCTGTAAAGTATCGATATTAGGAAGCTATCCATACTATTTACACAGTGGAAATGGCGTAACGCTTGCGGTATAA
- a CDS encoding ACT domain-containing protein: MSAKNEKFYLVSEDFLPDGMKKTLEAKKLLENHKVDSIHEATRQVGLSRSVFYKYRDAVFPFQHMVKEHMITLFFHLEDQTGVLSHLLSVVAQAGCNILTIHQTIPIQGKANVTLSLNTNGMTIEIDQLLYNLKRIDFVNQVEILSSGVS; the protein is encoded by the coding sequence ATGTCTGCGAAAAATGAAAAGTTCTATCTGGTGAGTGAAGATTTTTTACCGGATGGAATGAAAAAAACATTGGAAGCGAAAAAATTATTAGAAAATCACAAAGTGGATTCTATTCATGAAGCTACGCGTCAGGTGGGTTTGTCGCGTAGTGTCTTTTATAAATATCGTGATGCCGTCTTCCCATTTCAACATATGGTTAAAGAGCATATGATTACGCTGTTTTTTCATTTGGAAGATCAAACAGGGGTATTATCTCATCTTTTATCCGTTGTTGCGCAGGCCGGATGTAATATTTTAACGATACACCAGACTATCCCAATTCAAGGGAAAGCGAACGTAACATTATCGTTGAATACAAACGGAATGACAATTGAGATTGATCAGCTTTTATATAATTTAAAACGGATTGATTTTGTCAATCAGGTAGAAATATTAAGTTCAGGTGTTTCATAA